From one Shewanella sp. GD04112 genomic stretch:
- a CDS encoding DEAD/DEAH box helicase, translating into MKLESSSKKMLAITKSKAKMYEFAIDEASHIELPVDPRKLLITTIGILGDLSALEARGEQQVEETDEHEELKSELISVGQYFDALIQSHLADEMTIYLKIIGSAAYYLANMPGSSIVLAKSLAYKTELLTDTNLEGILIWILKSNFEEDWYRVKETYLTQAIDDVGYATRSFFGLTLDAQSFKQKIQTLRNEVYEKGSDRELLFADIISSILLRKLENSSIVCLPKYTQIPIKQWFNLIVKPTFVQEFWPAQRLLGEQGVFSGVSAVVQMPTSAGKTKSTELIIRSSFLSGRSDVAVIVAPFRALCREITATFELAFESEDVNINELQDVLDISASDDELIRLLIGETDQDGLATKSIVVTTPEKLVYLLRHEPALADSIGLLIFDEGHQFDTGRRGVTYELLMAYLKSRVGDDVQKVLISAVMANANSIGEWLNGETGIEIQGAGCLPTVRSTAFASWQTAIGQLQYIDQDREADRDFFVPRVIEQINLGTRGRERNARLFPAKNDNPSVAAYLGVKLCHQGPVAIFCGVKSTVTSICELLVDYYERGLPLPPPSTSSEQSELDKIAYLSSLHFGDEFILTRSISLGILPHSSNIPNGIRVSVEWAMESNKSVLVVCTSTLAQGVNLPIRYLVVSSTFQAGQEITTRDFHNLIGRAGRAGYHTEGSVIFADTDVFDKRNDFRERWRWQRAMHLLDFTNAEDCASSLLDLISSFDFAALNVDVIQFIANPGDYRQICIDVGNQNAIDISSLLDQMDYKEALIEAIESYFLSYLKDNPGASQTFFDELAQGTLAYFLSDENQKHQLRAAFSLVAGRVLSVPEEKRAFFGKSLLGLKNLFLIENWLDENWEEIAQAQSSGEVLLICWPLLSQLNNNKMFLKIKPKDVILEFAKLWISGTSYADLHGHLVQSGVYYQAGAQQRTIKMDHVVDLADGAISFDSMLYVGAIADVAEGKGLADDVLEHLRSLQTRLKLGLSNRLEMWLYSQGYVDREVCKRLGSVLNGQGVDSDVFDSDILKTYHQVVSECIGEFPSYFSG; encoded by the coding sequence ATGAAGCTTGAGTCGTCCTCAAAGAAAATGCTGGCAATTACAAAGTCGAAAGCAAAGATGTATGAATTTGCTATTGATGAAGCATCTCATATTGAGTTACCTGTTGACCCGCGTAAATTATTGATTACGACTATAGGGATATTGGGCGACCTGTCAGCTCTCGAAGCTCGTGGAGAACAACAGGTTGAAGAGACGGATGAGCATGAAGAGCTAAAGTCTGAGCTAATCTCAGTTGGGCAATATTTTGATGCTTTGATTCAGTCTCATCTGGCTGATGAGATGACTATTTATCTAAAGATTATAGGTTCGGCGGCTTACTATTTAGCGAACATGCCCGGTAGCTCCATCGTTCTGGCCAAAAGTTTGGCCTATAAGACAGAACTGCTCACTGATACTAATCTTGAGGGAATTCTGATATGGATATTGAAGTCTAACTTCGAAGAGGATTGGTATCGCGTTAAAGAAACCTATTTAACTCAGGCAATAGATGATGTCGGCTACGCCACTCGTAGTTTCTTTGGTTTAACACTTGATGCCCAGAGCTTTAAACAGAAAATACAGACCTTGAGGAATGAAGTGTACGAGAAAGGTTCTGATAGAGAGCTTCTATTTGCCGACATTATTTCTTCTATCTTGCTACGAAAACTAGAAAACTCGTCAATAGTCTGTTTGCCGAAATACACACAAATTCCAATAAAACAATGGTTTAATTTAATTGTTAAACCGACATTTGTTCAAGAGTTTTGGCCTGCTCAGAGGTTGCTGGGCGAGCAAGGAGTTTTTTCTGGTGTATCTGCTGTTGTGCAAATGCCTACGAGTGCAGGAAAGACAAAATCTACAGAATTAATAATTAGAAGCTCGTTTTTGTCTGGGCGCTCTGACGTTGCTGTAATAGTGGCGCCATTCAGAGCCTTATGTCGGGAGATTACAGCGACATTTGAACTGGCATTCGAAAGTGAAGATGTAAATATCAATGAATTGCAAGATGTTCTGGATATTTCCGCAAGTGATGACGAGCTTATAAGACTTTTAATCGGAGAAACTGATCAGGATGGATTAGCTACCAAGTCTATAGTTGTTACCACACCGGAGAAACTTGTTTATCTTCTTAGACATGAACCCGCTTTAGCAGACTCAATCGGCTTGCTTATTTTTGACGAAGGGCATCAGTTTGACACTGGAAGGAGAGGTGTCACCTACGAGCTATTGATGGCCTACCTCAAATCTCGCGTAGGTGATGATGTTCAGAAGGTATTGATCTCCGCTGTAATGGCGAACGCAAACTCAATTGGTGAATGGCTTAATGGAGAGACTGGTATTGAGATTCAAGGAGCAGGATGTTTACCAACAGTACGAAGTACAGCCTTCGCAAGCTGGCAAACAGCAATAGGTCAACTTCAATATATCGATCAAGATCGTGAGGCAGATAGAGATTTTTTCGTTCCTAGAGTGATTGAGCAAATAAACCTTGGAACGAGAGGCCGAGAGAGGAACGCTCGGCTTTTTCCCGCCAAAAACGACAACCCCAGCGTCGCAGCTTATTTAGGGGTAAAATTATGCCATCAAGGACCTGTTGCTATCTTCTGCGGTGTAAAGAGTACTGTTACGTCAATATGCGAGCTTTTAGTTGATTACTACGAAAGAGGGCTTCCTTTACCGCCACCTAGCACTTCTAGCGAACAAAGCGAATTAGACAAAATTGCTTACCTTTCCAGTTTGCATTTTGGAGATGAGTTTATACTTACTCGTTCGATTTCCCTTGGAATATTGCCGCATAGCTCAAACATTCCCAATGGTATCCGCGTTTCTGTAGAGTGGGCAATGGAATCCAATAAGTCAGTATTGGTAGTATGTACCTCAACCCTTGCCCAGGGTGTGAATCTTCCAATTAGATATTTAGTTGTTTCAAGTACATTTCAAGCAGGACAAGAAATCACCACGCGAGACTTCCACAATCTCATCGGGCGAGCAGGCAGAGCTGGATACCATACCGAAGGGAGTGTCATTTTTGCGGATACAGATGTTTTTGATAAGCGCAATGATTTTCGTGAAAGGTGGCGATGGCAAAGAGCGATGCATTTGCTCGATTTTACTAATGCGGAGGACTGCGCTAGTAGCCTACTGGACTTGATCTCGTCTTTTGATTTTGCAGCACTTAATGTTGATGTTATCCAGTTCATCGCAAATCCCGGCGACTATAGACAAATCTGTATAGATGTAGGAAATCAAAACGCTATTGATATCAGTTCGCTACTGGATCAGATGGATTATAAGGAAGCTTTAATCGAAGCAATAGAAAGCTATTTTTTGTCCTATTTGAAAGACAATCCAGGTGCGTCTCAAACGTTCTTTGATGAGTTGGCCCAAGGAACACTGGCTTACTTTTTGTCAGACGAAAATCAGAAACACCAGCTACGGGCAGCATTTTCACTTGTCGCAGGTAGAGTTCTTTCCGTGCCCGAAGAGAAAAGAGCATTCTTCGGAAAATCATTGCTGGGGTTGAAAAATCTATTCTTAATCGAAAATTGGCTTGATGAAAATTGGGAGGAAATAGCACAAGCGCAAAGCTCTGGTGAAGTTCTTTTGATTTGCTGGCCTTTGCTATCTCAGCTCAATAACAACAAGATGTTTCTCAAAATAAAGCCTAAAGACGTAATACTAGAATTTGCCAAATTATGGATTTCAGGAACTAGCTATGCTGATCTGCATGGTCACTTGGTTCAATCAGGCGTTTATTATCAAGCAGGGGCGCAGCAAAGAACTATTAAAATGGACCACGTAGTAGACTTGGCTGACGGTGCAATCTCTTTTGATTCTATGTTGTATGTCGGGGCTATTGCTGATGTGGCTGAGGGTAAGGGATTGGCCGACGATGTATTGGAGCATCTTAGGAGCTTGCAAACACGTTTAAAACTTGGACTGTCAAATCGCCTTGAAATGTGGCTCTATTCTCAGGGCTATGTTGATAGAGAGGTTTGCAAGCGCCTTGGTTCTGTTCTTAATGGCCAAGGAGTAGATTCTGATGTGTTCGATTCCGATATATTAAAGACCTACCATCAGGTTGTAAGTGAGTGTATTGGCGAGTTCCCATCATATTTTAGTGGTTAA
- a CDS encoding Hachiman antiphage defense system protein HamA, giving the protein MPWTKEHIQWLHDTGEVIAISTGENVPVYEFAYDVANKEVMSHWARHFRNHYCSDDEIEILKPEGQTKKDYLLNLKFPHKTKSPGPSIRAGDFAEILVADYLMFLHDYYVPRTRYDRKIIGNESSKGSDVLGFKQKNETPSRKDELLIYEVKARLSENNVKNTLQTAIDDSSKDEARLAESLNGAKQRLYDQRDLAGMAIISRFQKNVDHPYKTKFGAAAVLTDSSCCVETLAEASTNEHSYPKHLEMIVIRGPVLMSLVHALYERAANEA; this is encoded by the coding sequence ATGCCATGGACTAAAGAACATATTCAGTGGCTTCACGATACTGGTGAAGTAATCGCTATTTCAACAGGTGAGAACGTCCCTGTATATGAGTTCGCTTACGATGTAGCCAATAAAGAGGTCATGTCACACTGGGCAAGGCATTTCAGGAATCACTATTGTAGTGATGATGAAATAGAGATACTCAAACCTGAAGGGCAGACAAAAAAAGACTATTTGTTAAATCTAAAGTTTCCGCATAAAACTAAAAGCCCTGGACCAAGTATCCGTGCTGGAGATTTTGCTGAAATTTTGGTTGCTGACTATTTGATGTTTCTCCACGATTACTATGTTCCAAGAACTCGCTACGACCGGAAAATAATTGGTAATGAGTCATCCAAGGGTTCAGATGTTTTGGGTTTTAAGCAAAAGAATGAAACCCCATCCAGAAAAGACGAATTATTAATATACGAGGTCAAGGCTCGTCTTTCTGAGAACAATGTCAAAAACACTTTGCAAACCGCAATTGACGACAGTTCAAAGGATGAGGCTAGACTTGCGGAGTCATTAAACGGTGCAAAGCAAAGGCTGTATGATCAGAGAGATTTAGCTGGAATGGCTATCATCTCAAGATTCCAAAAAAATGTTGACCACCCATATAAAACAAAATTTGGGGCCGCAGCGGTTTTAACTGATAGTTCATGTTGCGTCGAAACTTTAGCTGAAGCTTCAACTAATGAGCATTCATACCCAAAGCATTTGGAGATGATTGTGATTAGAGGCCCTGTATTGATGTCTTTGGTTCATGCTCTATACGAGAGGGCAGCAAATGAAGCTTGA
- a CDS encoding low molecular weight protein-tyrosine-phosphatase, translating into MVCMGNICRSPTAEAVCRAKIRERRLNIEVDSAGTIGYHQGDNPDSRSMAAGKKRGLSFDGMRARQVIDADFEHFDLILAADNSNLADLRRRCPPEYQYKLKLMLSYGDCDTDEVPDPYYGGTQGFELVLDLLEQSMDALLDQLAGKTN; encoded by the coding sequence ATGGTCTGCATGGGCAATATTTGTCGTTCGCCCACCGCCGAGGCCGTTTGCCGCGCTAAAATTCGCGAACGCCGTCTTAATATCGAAGTCGATTCGGCGGGTACTATTGGTTATCACCAAGGGGATAACCCCGACAGTCGCTCGATGGCGGCAGGTAAAAAACGCGGTTTGAGTTTCGACGGCATGCGCGCAAGACAAGTGATTGATGCCGATTTTGAGCATTTCGATCTTATTTTAGCGGCAGATAATAGCAACCTCGCGGATTTACGCCGCCGTTGCCCACCCGAATATCAATACAAATTAAAGCTGATGTTGTCCTACGGTGATTGCGACACGGATGAAGTACCGGATCCCTATTACGGTGGTACGCAAGGATTCGAATTAGTCCTCGATCTACTCGAACAGAGTATGGATGCCTTATTAGATCAGTTAGCTGGAAAAACAAATTAG
- a CDS encoding DNA ligase, translating into MTLTTRLPFLTFAFVLRFAVLFGNYCGICALFMAVSYANPQAPNIQLATEFSKENSAHISDFLVSEKLDGVRGYWDGKRLVTRQGNPILAPRWFTADFPTSPMDGELWIGRGRFEAISGLIRQASANESEWQNVRFMVFDLPKAKGSFEARYQQMQTLLAGKSVYLQVIKQVSIESVEALYQTLDTIVAQGGEGLILHRRTALYMPGRNPNVMKLKPYLDAEAKVIGHIAGKGQFAGQLGSLRVQTADGRVFSIGTGFSLAERQHPPAIGTLITYKYLGLTVNGLPRFASFLRIRSDIPPEDKE; encoded by the coding sequence ATGACTCTTACAACTCGCTTACCTTTTTTAACATTTGCATTTGTGCTGCGTTTCGCTGTTTTATTCGGAAATTACTGCGGAATTTGCGCTTTATTCATGGCCGTGAGTTACGCCAATCCCCAAGCGCCGAATATTCAATTAGCGACTGAGTTTTCAAAGGAGAATAGTGCCCATATCAGTGATTTTCTCGTCAGCGAAAAACTCGATGGTGTGCGCGGTTATTGGGATGGAAAACGTTTAGTGACTCGTCAGGGGAATCCCATCTTAGCGCCACGTTGGTTTACTGCGGATTTTCCGACCAGCCCAATGGACGGTGAGTTATGGATCGGGCGAGGGCGATTTGAAGCCATATCTGGCCTTATCCGCCAAGCATCAGCGAATGAGAGCGAGTGGCAGAATGTGCGTTTTATGGTGTTTGATTTACCCAAGGCAAAAGGAAGCTTTGAAGCGCGGTATCAGCAGATGCAAACTTTGCTTGCAGGTAAATCGGTTTACCTGCAAGTGATTAAGCAAGTGAGCATAGAAAGTGTCGAGGCGCTCTACCAGACATTAGACACTATAGTGGCGCAAGGCGGTGAAGGCTTAATCTTGCATCGACGCACGGCGTTATATATGCCGGGTCGTAATCCTAACGTGATGAAGTTAAAGCCCTATTTAGATGCCGAGGCCAAAGTGATTGGGCATATTGCGGGTAAAGGGCAATTTGCTGGGCAACTGGGGTCATTGAGAGTGCAAACCGCAGATGGCCGTGTCTTTAGTATTGGCACGGGTTTTAGCTTGGCCGAGCGTCAGCATCCGCCCGCAATTGGCACGCTTATCACTTACAAATATCTTGGATTAACCGTCAATGGCTTACCGCGCTTTGCGAGCTTCTTGCGGATAAGAAGCGACATACCGCCAGAGGATAAAGAATAG
- a CDS encoding diacylglycerol kinase, which yields MKPANNHGIKRIFRATGFSMKGLKAAWIHEAAFRQELMLAVVMLPIALLVDISTMERLMLILTLFIVLIVELLNSAIEAVVDRVGSEIHHLSGQAKDIASAAVFMSLALCGITWLVVLLPLVI from the coding sequence ATGAAACCAGCAAACAACCACGGTATTAAACGCATCTTTAGAGCGACGGGATTTTCGATGAAGGGCTTAAAAGCCGCTTGGATCCACGAAGCCGCTTTTAGACAGGAATTGATGCTGGCCGTAGTCATGCTACCAATCGCCCTGTTGGTCGATATCAGTACCATGGAACGACTAATGCTGATCTTAACCTTGTTTATCGTGTTGATTGTGGAGCTATTGAACTCGGCGATTGAAGCCGTGGTTGACCGTGTTGGCAGTGAAATCCATCACCTCAGTGGGCAAGCAAAAGATATCGCCTCCGCCGCTGTGTTTATGAGCCTAGCGCTCTGCGGTATTACTTGGCTTGTCGTACTGCTACCGCTAGTTATTTAA
- the hdfR gene encoding HTH-type transcriptional regulator HdfR, with protein MDTDLLKTFLEVSRTRHFGKAAENLYLTRSAVSFRVKQLESILGVALFERQRNNIQPTPAGERMLGHAEAVLTAWERAKQDVSLSQLQSTQLAIGAGPNIWDAYLQGHLQHLHVGLPGVALRTEVLPLTVMTRQLMDRTLDLAISFDPPKLDQFELVQLGQINLLLVSKTMDVGVNAVQAGQYVKVDWGTAFNILHAQEYAALPVPTLHTSSARIALDFILNNGGCAFLPEHLVQPLLNRGELHLVSGASPISRSVYVAYWAENDRLEQIKQAIGFLADKSAENR; from the coding sequence ATGGATACCGATTTACTTAAGACCTTTTTGGAAGTCTCCCGTACCCGTCATTTTGGCAAGGCCGCGGAAAATCTATACCTTACCCGCAGTGCGGTGAGCTTTCGGGTCAAGCAGCTTGAAAGCATTCTTGGCGTCGCTTTGTTTGAGCGCCAACGCAACAATATTCAGCCCACGCCAGCGGGCGAACGTATGCTTGGACATGCTGAAGCGGTATTAACCGCTTGGGAGCGCGCCAAGCAGGATGTCTCCCTCAGTCAGTTACAATCGACTCAACTCGCCATTGGCGCGGGACCAAATATTTGGGATGCCTATTTGCAAGGGCATTTACAGCATTTGCATGTGGGATTACCCGGCGTTGCCCTGCGGACCGAAGTGTTGCCATTAACTGTGATGACACGGCAATTGATGGACCGCACCCTTGATTTGGCGATTTCCTTCGACCCACCCAAACTCGACCAATTCGAGCTGGTGCAATTAGGCCAAATTAATCTTCTATTGGTGTCCAAGACCATGGATGTGGGGGTGAATGCGGTGCAGGCCGGACAATATGTCAAAGTGGATTGGGGGACGGCCTTTAATATCCTGCATGCGCAGGAATACGCCGCCTTACCCGTGCCGACTTTACATACCAGTTCGGCACGTATCGCCTTGGATTTTATCTTGAATAACGGTGGCTGCGCGTTTTTACCCGAGCATTTGGTTCAGCCATTGTTGAATCGCGGCGAGTTACATTTAGTTTCAGGAGCGAGCCCCATTTCACGCAGCGTGTATGTTGCCTATTGGGCCGAGAATGACCGCTTAGAACAAATCAAACAAGCGATTGGCTTTTTAGCCGATAAGTCAGCGGAAAATCGCTAA
- a CDS encoding DUF413 domain-containing protein — MSEQSFSNANKGSETVNGSAASFVSHKRFYDDTNFPKGFKRSGDFTSKEAELLEIHGHAMKNLDEGKTLPVTADEAQFVEVIKGNIAPSSLLEQIWLKYRKLALGKPFYAVVGTVHLPPTKPEAEPEAAFDVDVEIDDDVQDEAEPEDKE, encoded by the coding sequence ATGTCTGAACAGTCTTTTTCAAACGCTAACAAGGGTTCTGAGACGGTGAACGGCTCAGCTGCCAGCTTTGTATCCCATAAACGTTTTTATGATGATACAAATTTCCCGAAAGGTTTTAAGCGCAGTGGCGACTTCACCAGTAAAGAAGCCGAACTACTTGAAATACATGGTCATGCCATGAAAAATCTCGACGAAGGCAAGACACTCCCCGTCACCGCCGATGAAGCGCAATTTGTCGAAGTCATCAAAGGAAACATCGCTCCCAGTAGCTTGTTAGAGCAGATCTGGTTAAAGTACCGCAAACTCGCCCTAGGTAAACCCTTTTATGCCGTGGTTGGCACAGTACATTTGCCCCCCACTAAGCCTGAGGCCGAGCCCGAAGCGGCATTCGATGTGGATGTCGAAATTGACGATGATGTTCAGGATGAAGCTGAACCCGAGGATAAAGAATGA
- a CDS encoding RimK family alpha-L-glutamate ligase — MRGWILYKETATQLKPELYEIERLLAAAKADNIELEVYAPDEFDLTVTREDNKSILLNGQPVELPDFIIPRMGSGTTYFALAIIRHLERLGVYCLNPSKAIEIVKDKLFSQQLLAEKNLPTPKTMLVKFPVDIELVERHLGFPVVIKTLSGSQGSGVFLSHKAREFDDLMQLIEATNKNANIILQEFIANSHGRDLRVFTIGGRVAGCYERRGQEDSFKANVSAGGSARPFEITPEIEWLATQTANILDLDVAGIDLLFDNGHYKICEANSSPGFEGLESCLNVDIAAQILHFIRIRLGMFNKDEKSSESTPAQMAEPEVNTATNTSASTPTANTHSK, encoded by the coding sequence ATGCGTGGGTGGATTTTATATAAAGAAACCGCGACTCAGCTAAAACCTGAATTGTATGAAATTGAACGTCTATTGGCAGCAGCCAAGGCCGACAATATTGAGTTAGAAGTGTATGCTCCGGATGAGTTCGATCTCACCGTGACGAGAGAAGACAACAAGAGTATTTTGTTAAACGGTCAACCCGTTGAATTACCCGATTTTATCATCCCGAGAATGGGCTCCGGCACCACTTACTTTGCGTTGGCGATCATTCGCCATTTAGAACGCTTAGGGGTGTACTGCTTAAATCCATCAAAAGCCATTGAAATCGTTAAAGATAAACTCTTTTCCCAGCAATTACTGGCCGAGAAGAATTTACCCACGCCCAAAACCATGTTGGTGAAGTTCCCCGTCGATATCGAACTGGTTGAACGCCATTTAGGTTTTCCCGTGGTGATTAAAACCCTCTCGGGCTCTCAGGGTAGCGGCGTATTTTTGTCCCATAAGGCCCGCGAATTTGATGATTTAATGCAATTAATCGAAGCGACCAATAAAAACGCCAACATTATTTTGCAGGAGTTTATCGCCAACAGCCACGGCCGCGATCTCAGGGTATTTACCATTGGTGGACGCGTAGCCGGCTGCTATGAGCGCCGTGGGCAAGAAGACAGCTTTAAAGCCAATGTCAGCGCGGGAGGTTCGGCGCGCCCCTTCGAGATCACACCTGAAATCGAATGGCTGGCGACACAAACCGCTAATATTCTGGATTTAGATGTTGCGGGTATCGATTTGTTATTCGATAACGGCCACTACAAAATCTGTGAAGCCAACTCATCCCCTGGTTTCGAGGGTCTAGAATCTTGCTTAAACGTGGATATTGCTGCACAAATCCTGCATTTTATCCGCATCCGTTTAGGCATGTTTAACAAGGACGAGAAAAGCAGCGAGTCAACACCCGCTCAAATGGCAGAGCCAGAAGTGAACACCGCGACGAATACCAGCGCCTCGACACCTACCGCTAACACGCATAGCAAGTGA
- a CDS encoding DUF481 domain-containing protein has translation MSTRLTPLLIALLGSSPVLAGELSLELGGFYSQSDTNMEVTNPTTGNNFTLDYESDLQLAENEFLPFVEVNYHFNERHNIYLDWKQLHRSAETQALSKPFQIEINDTIYDIKAGGKLNSTLNIDILRLGYGYDAIQGSDYDVGISLGLHTMFIKTGFEGVIGVCHASELLNNVCGSQAIPRIVDENVTAPLPDFGIYANYEFIPGWKLTTHAQYFYIKLNDVKGELVDVKLGIDANITDNWRMSVAYNYYKVDVDIAQKSPNKDTQIADYNIYYSFIGPMLSVSYTF, from the coding sequence ATTTCTACTCGTCTAACACCCCTATTGATCGCTCTACTCGGCAGCAGTCCTGTGCTGGCGGGGGAATTGAGCCTTGAGTTAGGGGGATTTTATTCACAGTCTGATACCAATATGGAGGTGACGAACCCGACCACGGGCAATAACTTCACCTTAGACTATGAATCCGATCTGCAACTGGCCGAGAATGAGTTTTTACCCTTTGTTGAAGTCAATTATCACTTTAACGAGCGGCATAATATTTACCTCGACTGGAAACAACTTCACCGCAGCGCCGAAACCCAAGCCTTATCCAAACCCTTTCAAATCGAAATAAACGACACCATTTACGACATTAAAGCTGGCGGCAAGCTCAACTCCACCTTAAATATTGATATTCTGCGCCTCGGTTACGGTTACGATGCCATCCAAGGCAGCGACTACGATGTGGGCATTTCCCTTGGTTTGCACACCATGTTTATCAAGACAGGCTTTGAAGGCGTCATCGGTGTCTGCCATGCCTCTGAGCTGCTGAACAATGTTTGTGGTAGCCAAGCCATCCCCCGCATCGTCGATGAAAATGTCACCGCACCTTTGCCGGATTTTGGCATCTATGCCAACTATGAATTTATCCCCGGCTGGAAGCTGACGACCCATGCCCAGTATTTCTACATCAAACTCAATGATGTAAAGGGCGAACTGGTAGATGTTAAACTCGGCATCGATGCCAATATCACCGATAACTGGCGCATGAGCGTGGCCTACAACTACTACAAGGTCGATGTGGATATCGCCCAAAAATCACCGAATAAAGATACTCAAATCGCCGACTACAACATTTACTACAGTTTTATCGGCCCGATGCTTTCGGTCAGCTATACCTTCTAA
- a CDS encoding M28 family metallopeptidase, which yields MIITWEKVLKNFILAGALGSLLSLPAMAASSFSDSLDLGQYRTDVKTLASDAFGGRAPLSEGEQLTIDYLEKAFKEMGLKPGFGDSYLQAVPLAKITADQNMQLDIGGLKFANGSEFTARTQRISDKVNLSNSDVVFVGYGINAPEYGWNDYQGLDVKGKTVIVLVNDPGFATQDPKVFKGNAMTYYGRWTYKYEEAARQGAEAVFIVHETAPAAYGWGVVQNSNTGTKFTLIDANNNQGPVGVMGWVQHDVANKIFAKAGMDFDTLKQQAAKPNFKAIPLKLKANVSLNNTIERAESHNVAALLPGKSRPDEVVMMHAHWDHLGTVIEDGKPEIINGAVDNASGVAGVLALARYFAKQAQSAPLERSILFSAFTAEETGLIGAQHFAQHPSVPTKNIVSFLNIDGMNMNQGVDYILRYGEGVSELETYLDKAAKAQGRVVKGDPRPQNGLMFRSDHFALAQQGVPGLLFMSLGDTDPDYIAHKYHKGADDYDPNWTLEGVKQDLELMASMLTTLANGTDWPHWVEASDFKTKREQDGRKK from the coding sequence ATGATAATAACTTGGGAGAAAGTCTTGAAAAATTTCATCCTTGCCGGTGCCCTAGGTTCCTTACTGTCACTGCCTGCTATGGCCGCATCTTCCTTCAGTGACAGCTTGGATCTCGGCCAGTATCGCACCGACGTTAAAACCTTAGCCAGTGATGCCTTCGGCGGTCGCGCGCCCTTATCTGAAGGCGAGCAGCTGACGATTGATTACCTTGAGAAAGCCTTTAAAGAGATGGGGCTTAAGCCGGGGTTTGGCGACAGCTATTTGCAGGCGGTACCGCTAGCGAAAATCACCGCCGATCAAAACATGCAACTGGATATCGGCGGACTCAAGTTTGCCAATGGCAGTGAATTTACGGCTAGAACCCAGAGAATTAGCGATAAAGTCAACCTCAGTAATAGCGATGTGGTGTTTGTCGGTTATGGCATTAATGCGCCTGAATATGGTTGGAATGACTATCAGGGCCTAGATGTCAAAGGCAAAACCGTGATTGTGCTCGTCAATGACCCAGGTTTTGCTACTCAAGATCCCAAGGTATTTAAAGGTAATGCCATGACCTACTATGGTCGCTGGACTTACAAATACGAAGAGGCCGCGCGTCAAGGCGCCGAAGCGGTATTTATCGTCCATGAGACGGCACCTGCCGCCTATGGCTGGGGCGTGGTGCAAAACTCCAATACCGGCACTAAATTCACCTTGATCGATGCCAATAATAATCAAGGGCCGGTGGGCGTGATGGGCTGGGTGCAACATGATGTCGCCAATAAGATTTTTGCTAAGGCCGGCATGGACTTCGATACCTTAAAGCAACAAGCCGCCAAGCCAAACTTTAAGGCCATTCCCTTAAAGTTAAAGGCGAATGTGAGTTTAAATAATACGATTGAGCGCGCCGAATCCCACAATGTGGCGGCACTGTTGCCCGGCAAGAGTCGCCCCGATGAAGTGGTGATGATGCATGCCCATTGGGATCATCTGGGTACAGTCATTGAAGATGGTAAGCCTGAGATCATCAATGGCGCCGTGGATAACGCCAGTGGCGTGGCGGGTGTGTTGGCGCTGGCACGTTACTTTGCCAAACAAGCGCAAAGTGCGCCGCTTGAGCGTTCGATTCTGTTTAGTGCCTTTACTGCCGAGGAAACCGGCTTAATTGGCGCCCAGCATTTCGCTCAGCATCCGAGTGTGCCGACCAAAAATATCGTGTCGTTTTTGAATATCGACGGCATGAATATGAACCAAGGTGTGGATTATATTCTGCGCTATGGTGAGGGGGTATCTGAGTTAGAAACGTATTTGGATAAGGCCGCTAAGGCGCAGGGACGGGTGGTGAAGGGCGATCCAAGACCACAAAATGGTTTGATGTTTAGATCGGATCACTTCGCGCTGGCCCAACAAGGCGTGCCCGGCTTGTTATTTATGAGCCTTGGGGATACGGATCCTGACTATATTGCCCACAAATACCACAAGGGCGCCGATGATTATGATCCTAACTGGACCCTCGAAGGGGTAAAGCAGGATTTAGAGCTGATGGCGAGCATGCTAACCACCTTAGCCAATGGCACCGATTGGCCACATTGGGTAGAGGCATCAGACTTTAAGACCAAGCGTGAGCAAGACGGTCGTAAAAAGTAA